The following coding sequences are from one Halorubrum sp. BOL3-1 window:
- the lpdA gene encoding dihydrolipoyl dehydrogenase — protein sequence MVVGDVTTGTEVLVIGAGPGGYVAAIRAAQEGLDTTLVERDAYGGACLNRGCIPSKALITGSGLAHEAGNAEFMGVHADPAVDMGKMIEWKDGVVDRLTSGVEKLCKANGVNLIEGEASFVDENTVRVAHGGDGQGSETLSFEHAIIATGSRPIQIPGFEFSEDHVWSSEEALDADTVPDRLGIVGAGYIGMELATTYAKLGADVTVIEMLDDVLNPYEDDVKRIVRTRAEELGVEFRFGEGASEWTEGPDDGYLLHTETEGGEESSYSADKILVAVGRQPVTGALDVENVGIETDDRGFVETDDRTRTAVEGVHAVGDVAGDPMLAHAASNEGIVAAEVIAGEPAALDRQAVPAAVFTDPEIGTVGMTESEAEDAGFDPVVGEMPFNASGRAMTTGHTEGFVRIVAAAETGFVLGAQIVGPEASELIAEVALAIEMGATLEDVAATVHTHPTLAEAVMEAAENARGQAIHTLNR from the coding sequence ATGGTAGTCGGAGATGTCACCACGGGAACTGAGGTACTGGTCATCGGCGCGGGACCGGGCGGCTACGTCGCCGCCATCCGCGCCGCACAGGAGGGACTCGACACGACGCTCGTCGAGAGGGACGCTTACGGGGGCGCCTGCCTGAACCGGGGCTGTATCCCCTCGAAGGCGCTGATCACGGGCAGCGGACTCGCCCACGAGGCGGGCAACGCGGAGTTCATGGGCGTCCACGCGGACCCCGCCGTCGACATGGGGAAGATGATCGAGTGGAAGGACGGCGTCGTCGACCGGCTGACGAGCGGCGTCGAGAAGCTGTGTAAGGCGAACGGCGTGAACCTGATCGAGGGCGAGGCGTCGTTCGTCGACGAGAACACCGTCCGGGTCGCTCATGGCGGCGACGGGCAGGGGTCCGAGACGCTGTCGTTCGAGCACGCGATAATCGCCACCGGCTCGCGGCCGATCCAGATCCCCGGCTTCGAGTTCTCCGAGGACCACGTCTGGAGCTCGGAAGAGGCGCTCGACGCCGACACCGTCCCGGACCGGCTCGGGATCGTCGGCGCCGGTTACATCGGCATGGAGCTGGCGACGACGTACGCCAAGCTCGGCGCCGACGTGACGGTGATCGAGATGCTCGACGACGTCCTCAACCCCTACGAGGACGACGTGAAACGTATCGTCCGCACACGCGCCGAGGAGTTGGGCGTTGAGTTCCGCTTCGGAGAGGGGGCGAGCGAGTGGACGGAGGGACCGGACGACGGCTACCTCCTCCACACGGAGACCGAGGGGGGCGAGGAGTCGTCGTACTCGGCCGACAAGATCCTCGTCGCGGTCGGTCGACAGCCGGTCACGGGCGCGCTCGACGTCGAGAACGTCGGGATCGAGACGGACGACCGCGGCTTCGTCGAGACGGACGACCGCACCCGCACCGCGGTCGAGGGCGTCCACGCCGTCGGCGACGTCGCCGGCGACCCGATGCTCGCGCACGCGGCCTCCAACGAGGGGATCGTCGCAGCCGAGGTGATAGCGGGCGAGCCGGCGGCGCTCGACCGGCAGGCGGTCCCGGCCGCGGTGTTCACCGATCCCGAGATCGGTACGGTGGGGATGACCGAGTCGGAGGCCGAAGACGCCGGATTCGACCCCGTCGTCGGTGAGATGCCCTTCAACGCCTCCGGGCGGGCGATGACGACCGGCCACACCGAGGGGTTCGTTCGGATCGTCGCCGCCGCCGAGACCGGCTTCGTGCTCGGCGCGCAGATCGTCGGTCCCGAGGCCTCGGAGCTGATCGCGGAGGTCGCGCTCGCGATCGAGATGGGCGCGACCCTCGAAGACGTGGCCGCCACCGTCCACACCCATCCGACGCTCGCGGAGGCCGTGATGGAGGCGGCCGAGAACGCGCGCGGACAGGCGATCCACACGCTGAACCGCTGA
- a CDS encoding 2-oxo acid dehydrogenase subunit E2, whose translation MTVEEFKLPDVGEGVAEGELVSWLVAPGDGVEEDQPVAEVETDKALVEVPSSYDGVVEELFVEEGEMVPVGDVIISFRVDGEGDDEPADEATDAGPAAAEPDSPASDETEPEPSAENASDAEPDAGIDESDAEPDTPSGRTFAPPSARRLARELGVDVAAVDGSGPGGRVSEADVRAHAAGDAESADADGPEPRPAPTPTDTGSDERKSAVSKRGADGSAGASAAAAADAPEPAGRDATLATPATRKVARDRGVDLDDVPTDETRDGEAFVTAARVRAYADALESAAESTPAVEPEPVEPDEAVPTEPKPADTGDADAAATDARSETVAGDETVPYRGVRRTIGKQMERSKFTAPHVTHHDTAEVDSLVEARAELKPTAEAEGVKLTYMPFVMKAIVAGLKQHPYLNSELREDDEEIVLKGEYNLGIAVATDAGLMVPVVKGVDGKGLFELAEEVNDLASRARERKLKPAEMKGGTFSITNFGAIGGEYATPIINYPETAILGLGAIEERPVVRDGDGGSEVVPAPTLPLSLSIDHRVVDGAIAAEFANTVMERLENPLLLLNE comes from the coding sequence ATGACCGTCGAGGAGTTCAAGCTGCCGGACGTCGGCGAGGGCGTCGCGGAGGGCGAACTGGTCTCGTGGCTGGTCGCGCCCGGCGACGGGGTCGAGGAGGACCAGCCCGTCGCCGAGGTCGAGACCGACAAGGCGCTCGTCGAGGTGCCGTCGAGCTACGACGGCGTCGTCGAGGAGCTGTTCGTCGAGGAGGGGGAGATGGTCCCCGTCGGCGACGTGATCATCTCGTTCCGCGTCGACGGGGAGGGCGATGACGAACCCGCCGACGAGGCGACCGACGCCGGACCGGCCGCCGCGGAACCGGACTCTCCCGCGAGCGACGAGACGGAGCCGGAACCGAGCGCGGAGAACGCGTCCGACGCCGAGCCGGACGCCGGCATCGACGAGTCCGACGCCGAACCCGACACCCCCTCGGGCCGGACGTTCGCGCCGCCGTCGGCCCGCCGGCTCGCCCGCGAACTCGGCGTCGATGTCGCGGCCGTCGACGGGAGCGGTCCCGGCGGTCGCGTGAGCGAGGCCGACGTCCGGGCGCACGCGGCGGGCGACGCCGAATCCGCCGACGCGGACGGTCCCGAACCGCGGCCGGCGCCGACGCCGACCGACACCGGCTCCGACGAGCGGAAGTCCGCGGTCAGCAAGCGCGGCGCCGACGGATCCGCCGGCGCTTCGGCGGCGGCCGCGGCCGACGCTCCCGAGCCGGCCGGCCGAGACGCGACGCTCGCGACGCCCGCGACGCGGAAGGTCGCGCGCGACCGCGGCGTCGACCTCGACGACGTCCCGACCGACGAGACCCGCGACGGCGAGGCGTTCGTCACGGCCGCCCGCGTTCGGGCGTACGCCGACGCGCTGGAGTCGGCAGCGGAGTCGACGCCGGCGGTCGAGCCGGAACCGGTCGAACCGGACGAGGCGGTACCGACAGAGCCGAAGCCGGCTGACACCGGGGACGCCGATGCCGCCGCGACGGACGCGCGGAGCGAGACCGTCGCCGGCGACGAGACCGTCCCCTACCGGGGCGTCAGGCGGACCATCGGGAAGCAGATGGAGCGGTCGAAGTTCACGGCGCCGCACGTCACTCACCACGACACCGCCGAGGTCGACTCGCTCGTCGAAGCGCGAGCGGAGCTGAAGCCGACGGCAGAGGCCGAGGGAGTGAAGCTCACCTACATGCCGTTCGTGATGAAGGCCATCGTCGCCGGCCTGAAACAACACCCGTACCTCAACAGCGAACTCCGCGAGGACGACGAGGAGATCGTGTTGAAAGGCGAGTACAACCTCGGAATCGCGGTCGCGACCGACGCGGGACTGATGGTTCCGGTCGTCAAGGGCGTCGACGGGAAGGGCCTCTTCGAACTGGCCGAGGAGGTGAACGACCTGGCGTCGCGCGCCAGAGAGCGCAAGCTCAAACCCGCGGAGATGAAGGGCGGCACGTTCAGCATCACCAACTTCGGCGCCATCGGCGGCGAGTACGCCACGCCGATCATCAACTACCCCGAGACCGCGATCTTGGGCCTGGGCGCCATCGAGGAGCGCCCCGTCGTGCGTGACGGGGACGGCGGCAGCGAGGTCGTCCCGGCGCCGACGCTCCCGCTGTCCCTGTCGATCGACCACCGGGTCGTCGACGGCGCGATCGCGGCCGAGTTCGCGAACACCGTCATGGAACGCCTGGAAAATCCGCTGTTACTACTCAACGAATAA
- a CDS encoding alpha-ketoacid dehydrogenase subunit beta, whose translation MTETQNLTLVQAVRDGLHTELREDDDVVVMGQDVGKNGGVFRATEGLFDEFGGDRVIDTPLAESGIVGTAVGMAAMGMRPVPEIQFSGFMYPGFDQIVSHMARFRTRSRGQFTLPMTLRAPYGGGIRAPEHHSESKEAFYAHEAGLKVVVPSTPYEAKGLLAASIRDPDPVVFLEPKLIYRAFREEVPDEPYTVPIGEAATRREGDDVAVFTYGAMTRPTLEAAETLGQEGIECEVVDLRTVSPLDREAIVEAFEKTGRAVVVHEAPKTGGLGGEITAILQEEALLHQEAPIGRVAGFDVPYPLYALEDYYLPSAARIEEGILEAVEF comes from the coding sequence ATGACCGAGACACAGAACCTCACGCTGGTACAGGCGGTACGGGACGGACTACACACCGAACTGCGCGAGGACGACGACGTCGTGGTGATGGGCCAAGACGTCGGCAAGAACGGCGGGGTCTTCCGCGCGACCGAGGGGCTGTTCGACGAGTTCGGCGGCGACCGGGTGATCGACACCCCGCTGGCCGAGTCCGGTATCGTCGGCACCGCGGTCGGCATGGCCGCGATGGGGATGCGACCGGTGCCCGAGATCCAGTTCTCGGGGTTCATGTACCCCGGCTTCGACCAGATCGTCTCGCACATGGCCCGGTTCCGGACCCGGAGCCGCGGACAGTTCACGCTCCCGATGACGCTTCGGGCGCCCTACGGCGGCGGTATCCGCGCCCCGGAACACCACTCCGAGTCGAAGGAGGCGTTCTACGCCCACGAGGCCGGCCTGAAGGTCGTCGTCCCCTCGACGCCCTACGAGGCGAAGGGGCTGCTCGCGGCGTCGATACGCGACCCCGACCCGGTAGTCTTCCTCGAACCGAAGCTGATCTACCGGGCGTTCCGCGAGGAGGTCCCGGACGAACCGTACACGGTTCCGATCGGGGAGGCGGCCACGCGCCGGGAGGGAGACGACGTCGCCGTGTTCACCTACGGCGCGATGACGCGCCCCACGCTGGAGGCGGCCGAGACGCTCGGCCAGGAGGGGATCGAGTGTGAGGTCGTCGACCTCCGGACGGTCTCGCCGCTCGACCGGGAGGCGATCGTGGAGGCGTTCGAGAAGACGGGCCGCGCGGTCGTCGTCCACGAGGCGCCCAAGACGGGCGGACTCGGCGGCGAAATAACGGCGATCCTCCAGGAGGAGGCGCTGTTGCACCAGGAGGCGCCGATCGGCCGCGTCGCCGGGTTCGACGTGCCGTACCCGCTGTACGCGCTGGAGGACTACTACCTCCCGTCCGCGGCGCGTATCGAGGAGGGAATCCTGGAGGCGGTCGAATTTTAA
- the pdhA gene encoding pyruvate dehydrogenase (acetyl-transferring) E1 component subunit alpha, protein MTVFDRAYDDTVRVLDEDGEVVGDVPDLDDESLVDMYRHMRVARHFDGRAVSLQRQGRMGTYPPLCGQEGAQIGSAYALDDDDWMVPSYREHGAALVHGLPLKQTLLYWMGHGDGNNAPPGVNVFPVAVPIASQVPHATGAAWASKLRGENDAFICYFGDGATSEGDFHEGVNFAGVFDTPTVFFCNNNQWAISVPRERQTRSATLAQKAEAYGIDGVQVDGMDPLAVYSVTTAALEKARDPDTDRPRPTLIEAVQYRFGAHTTADDPTVYRDDDEVERWKAKDPIDRLESYLRDEGILDDERVAEVESAVESRVADAIDEAESMARPDLRELFEHAYAELPPELERQYEELAALRDDRGDAAFLED, encoded by the coding sequence GTGACCGTGTTCGATAGGGCGTACGACGATACGGTTCGCGTCCTCGACGAGGACGGCGAGGTCGTCGGTGACGTCCCCGACCTCGACGACGAGTCGCTCGTCGACATGTACAGGCATATGCGGGTGGCGCGTCACTTCGACGGCCGCGCGGTGAGCCTCCAGCGACAGGGCCGGATGGGGACGTATCCCCCGCTCTGCGGCCAGGAGGGCGCCCAGATCGGCTCGGCGTACGCGCTCGACGACGACGACTGGATGGTCCCGTCGTACCGCGAACACGGCGCCGCCTTGGTCCACGGGCTCCCGCTGAAACAGACGCTGCTCTACTGGATGGGTCACGGGGACGGCAACAACGCGCCGCCGGGCGTCAACGTCTTTCCCGTCGCCGTCCCCATCGCGTCGCAGGTGCCGCACGCCACGGGCGCGGCGTGGGCCTCGAAGCTCCGCGGCGAGAACGACGCGTTCATCTGCTACTTCGGCGACGGCGCGACCAGCGAGGGCGACTTCCACGAGGGGGTCAACTTCGCGGGCGTGTTCGACACGCCGACCGTCTTCTTTTGTAACAACAACCAGTGGGCGATCTCCGTCCCCCGCGAGCGGCAGACCCGGAGCGCGACGCTGGCACAGAAAGCCGAGGCGTACGGCATCGACGGCGTCCAGGTCGACGGGATGGATCCGCTCGCGGTGTACAGCGTCACGACGGCGGCCTTGGAGAAAGCGCGCGACCCCGATACCGACCGGCCGCGACCGACGCTCATCGAGGCGGTCCAGTACCGGTTCGGCGCGCACACGACCGCCGACGACCCGACCGTCTACCGCGACGACGACGAGGTCGAGCGCTGGAAGGCGAAGGACCCGATCGACCGGCTGGAGTCGTACCTCCGCGACGAGGGAATCCTCGACGACGAGCGCGTCGCGGAGGTCGAATCGGCGGTCGAGTCACGGGTCGCGGACGCCATCGACGAGGCGGAGTCGATGGCGCGTCCCGACCTTCGGGAGCTGTTCGAACACGCCTACGCGGAGCTTCCGCCCGAACTGGAGCGGCAGTACGAAGAACTCGCTGCGCTGCGCGACGACCGCGGCGACGCGGCGTTCCTGGAGGATTGA
- a CDS encoding CopG family transcriptional regulator: protein MGNKNKTISFRVNEDAFESLRDIAEERDISLSAVFRDYVDTLVAHDGQVRVVPEAELEGMGNGGESFPPKIEVPKSFVREHERLELETEHLREQLEEHKRYVNYLREQLDDGDDEVIQLEDLDGEPDEPSFRLG from the coding sequence ATGGGCAACAAGAACAAGACGATCTCCTTTCGCGTCAACGAGGACGCGTTCGAGAGCCTCCGCGACATCGCCGAGGAGCGAGACATCTCCCTGTCGGCGGTCTTCCGGGACTACGTGGATACGCTCGTTGCCCACGACGGCCAGGTCCGGGTCGTCCCGGAGGCCGAACTGGAGGGGATGGGTAACGGCGGCGAGTCGTTCCCCCCGAAAATCGAGGTGCCGAAGAGCTTCGTCCGCGAACACGAGCGGCTGGAGTTAGAGACCGAACATCTCCGCGAGCAGCTTGAAGAGCACAAGCGGTACGTCAACTACCTCCGCGAGCAGCTCGATGACGGCGACGACGAGGTGATCCAGTTGGAGGACCTCGACGGCGAGCCCGACGAACCCTCCTTCCGGCTCGGCTAA
- a CDS encoding RPA family protein, translating into MSQNQSTPSREVARRAFASEFNDAGYTFTESDDERAPVYALLPTGESSNRVFFVGTLTEKEDVGDDSEYWRGRIVDPTGTFFVYAGQYQPEAASKLRDLEPPAYVAVVGKPRTYETDDGTVRVSVRPESITETDAATRDRWVAETARRTVERVAAFDDEGNEYARMAREEYDLDPETYKAAALSALEDLDESGDELAGDSDAGDAAAPDADESGPDSAVSDETDPAGTPEP; encoded by the coding sequence ATGAGTCAGAACCAGTCCACCCCCAGCCGAGAGGTCGCCCGGCGCGCGTTCGCGAGCGAGTTCAACGACGCCGGCTACACGTTCACCGAGTCCGACGACGAGCGCGCCCCCGTCTACGCGTTGCTCCCGACCGGCGAGTCCTCGAACCGCGTGTTCTTCGTGGGCACGCTCACGGAGAAGGAGGACGTCGGCGACGACAGCGAGTACTGGCGCGGCCGCATCGTCGACCCGACGGGCACGTTCTTCGTGTACGCCGGCCAGTATCAGCCGGAGGCCGCTTCCAAGCTCCGCGACCTGGAGCCGCCCGCCTACGTCGCAGTCGTGGGGAAGCCCCGGACCTACGAGACCGACGACGGCACGGTCCGGGTCTCCGTTCGCCCCGAGTCGATCACCGAGACCGACGCCGCTACCCGCGACCGCTGGGTCGCGGAGACCGCCCGCCGCACCGTCGAGCGCGTCGCCGCGTTCGACGACGAGGGCAACGAGTACGCGCGGATGGCCCGCGAGGAGTACGATCTGGACCCCGAGACGTACAAGGCCGCCGCGCTGTCGGCGCTCGAAGACCTCGACGAGAGCGGCGACGAACTCGCCGGGGACTCGGACGCGGGCGATGCCGCCGCGCCCGACGCCGACGAGTCTGGCCCCGACAGCGCCGTCTCGGACGAGACGGATCCGGCCGGCACGCCGGAGCCCTGA
- a CDS encoding replication factor A (Replication protein A protects and stabilize the intermediate ssDNA that is generated by the unwinding action of a DNA helicase at the replication fork. In addition, SSBs prevent the formation of secondary structures by single-stranded template DNA.) gives MSELRQEAEAIAEQFSDHTDVDPDDAEERLETLVDEYRVPLDEASRSVTNSYLEDAGMERDELGRGGSEEVLVNDIDEDEQWIDLRVKLVDLWEPRSDSISQVGLLGDESGTTKFVAFETSDLPELTEGRAYELTNVVTDEYEGSYSVKLNRTTGISEVGEEIEVGDNADTVEGALVDIQSGSGLIKRCPEEDCTRVLQNGRCSEHGQVDGEFDLRIKGVLDDGETVTEVIFDREATEDLTGMTLEAAKDMAMDALDTTVVAEEMGEDVLGRYYRVTGPTFGRYVLVDEMENPGKVDVEAALIEARSI, from the coding sequence ATGAGCGAACTGCGACAGGAAGCGGAAGCGATAGCGGAACAGTTCTCGGACCACACGGACGTCGATCCCGACGACGCCGAAGAGCGGCTGGAGACGCTCGTCGACGAGTACCGCGTGCCCCTCGACGAGGCGAGCCGGAGCGTCACCAACAGCTACCTCGAAGACGCCGGGATGGAGCGCGACGAGCTCGGCCGCGGCGGCAGCGAGGAGGTCCTCGTCAACGACATCGACGAGGACGAGCAGTGGATCGACCTGCGCGTGAAGCTGGTCGACCTCTGGGAGCCGCGCAGCGACTCCATCTCGCAGGTCGGCCTCCTCGGAGACGAGTCGGGCACGACCAAGTTCGTCGCCTTCGAGACCTCGGACCTCCCCGAGCTGACCGAGGGACGGGCGTACGAGCTGACGAACGTCGTCACCGACGAGTACGAGGGCAGCTACTCGGTGAAGCTCAACCGGACCACCGGGATCTCCGAGGTCGGCGAGGAGATCGAGGTCGGGGACAACGCCGACACCGTCGAGGGCGCCCTCGTCGACATCCAGTCCGGCTCCGGCCTGATCAAGCGCTGCCCCGAGGAGGACTGTACGCGCGTCCTGCAGAACGGCCGCTGCTCGGAACACGGCCAGGTCGACGGCGAGTTCGACCTCCGGATCAAGGGCGTGTTGGACGACGGCGAGACCGTCACCGAGGTCATCTTCGACCGCGAGGCCACCGAGGACCTCACCGGCATGACCCTCGAAGCGGCCAAGGACATGGCGATGGACGCGCTCGACACCACGGTCGTCGCCGAGGAGATGGGCGAGGACGTCCTCGGGCGCTACTACCGCGTCACCGGTCCCACCTTCGGCCGGTACGTCCTGGTCGACGAGATGGAGAACCCCGGAAAAGTCGACGTTGAAGCCGCGCTGATCGAAGCGAGGTCGATCTGA
- the rnz gene encoding ribonuclease Z: MSLRVTFLGTGGAVPTVERAASGVFVNREGDRFLFDCGEGTQREMMRGGTGFTVDRIFVSHLHGDHVLGIPGLVQTLGFNDRTDPLTIHCPPGTRDHLRDLVHAVGHDPAFPVRIDPVPPGEVAYEADEYAVRAFETEHRTNSQGYVLTENDRPGRFDRPKAEELGVPVGPKFGRLHEGESVETPDGTVVEPEQVVGPARPGRRLVYTADTRPREATVEAAEDADLLIHDATFADDMADRARDTAHATGREAGSVAARANAKRLALVHISSRYAGDARPIREEAREAFDGECLLPDDGDLVEVPFPDADD; encoded by the coding sequence ATGTCTCTTCGCGTCACCTTCCTCGGGACGGGCGGGGCCGTCCCGACCGTCGAGCGCGCGGCGAGCGGCGTCTTCGTCAACCGCGAGGGCGACCGCTTCCTCTTCGACTGCGGCGAGGGCACCCAACGCGAGATGATGCGCGGCGGGACCGGGTTCACCGTCGACCGGATATTCGTCTCGCACCTCCACGGCGACCACGTCCTCGGCATCCCCGGACTCGTCCAGACGCTCGGGTTCAACGACCGCACCGACCCGCTGACGATCCACTGTCCCCCGGGGACCCGCGACCACCTCCGCGACCTCGTCCACGCGGTCGGCCACGACCCGGCGTTCCCCGTCCGGATCGACCCCGTCCCCCCCGGCGAAGTCGCCTACGAGGCCGACGAGTACGCCGTGCGCGCCTTCGAGACGGAACACCGGACGAACTCGCAGGGGTACGTCTTGACGGAGAACGACCGCCCCGGCCGGTTCGACCGCCCGAAGGCGGAGGAGCTCGGCGTCCCGGTCGGGCCGAAGTTCGGGCGCCTCCACGAGGGCGAATCGGTCGAGACCCCGGACGGCACGGTCGTCGAACCCGAGCAGGTCGTCGGCCCGGCGCGCCCGGGTCGCAGACTCGTGTACACCGCGGACACGCGCCCGCGGGAGGCCACCGTGGAGGCGGCCGAAGACGCCGACCTGCTGATCCACGACGCGACCTTCGCAGACGACATGGCCGACCGCGCCCGCGACACGGCCCACGCTACCGGCCGCGAGGCCGGCTCGGTCGCGGCCCGCGCGAACGCGAAGCGGCTCGCCTTGGTTCACATCTCCTCGCGGTACGCCGGCGATGCGCGACCGATCCGCGAGGAGGCTCGCGAGGCGTTCGACGGCGAGTGCCTGCTCCCCGACGACGGCGACTTGGTCGAGGTGCCGTTCCCCGACGCGGACGACTGA
- a CDS encoding ABC transporter ATP-binding protein — MSGVDWEEDDPFEEQRDKIENPMKRLFVEYGRDYVPQVTVGVFASVFARLLDLLPPLMLGIAVDAIFYTGAQQTAGEVPAFSEQIPLVVLPDAWLPTAQTGQFWFTIAVIGGAFGIGAGFHWVRNWGFNAFAQNIQHDVRTDTYDKMQRLNMEFFSDKQTGEMMSILSNDVNRLERFLNDGMNSLFRLSVMVVGIGVLLFWINWQLALVALLPVPVIGGFTYLFIRIIQPKYAEVRSSVGKMNSRLENNLGGIQVIKSSNTEPHESDRVDDVSMDYFDANWDAITTRIKFFPALRVLAGIGFVVTFAVGGLWVFQETPPGPFTGDLSVGMFVVFILYTQRFIWPMAQFGQIINMYQRARASSARIFGLMDEPSRLAEDPDAEDLTVGDGDVVYDDVSFGYDEETIIGDVDFAVEGGETLALVGPTGAGKSTVLKLLLRMYDVDEGAIEIDGQSVRDVTLKSLRRSIGYVGQSSYLFYGTVRENITYGTFDATDEEVEEAARAAEAHEFIENLPDGYDTMVGERGVKLSGGQRQRVTIARAVLKDPDILVLDEATSDVDTETEMLIQRSLDRLTTDRTTFAIAHRLSTIKDADTILVLEGGEIAERGTHDELLENDGLYAHLWGVQAGEIDELPQEFIDRAQERTARIVEDAESDDD, encoded by the coding sequence ATGAGTGGTGTCGACTGGGAGGAAGACGATCCCTTCGAGGAGCAGCGGGACAAGATCGAGAATCCGATGAAGCGGCTGTTCGTCGAGTACGGCCGCGACTACGTCCCGCAGGTGACGGTGGGGGTGTTCGCGAGCGTCTTCGCGCGGCTGCTGGACCTCCTGCCGCCGCTAATGTTGGGGATCGCCGTCGACGCCATCTTCTACACCGGCGCGCAGCAGACGGCCGGCGAAGTGCCCGCGTTCAGCGAGCAGATCCCGCTCGTCGTCCTGCCCGACGCGTGGCTGCCGACGGCCCAGACGGGACAGTTCTGGTTCACCATCGCCGTCATCGGCGGCGCGTTCGGTATCGGCGCCGGGTTCCACTGGGTCCGCAACTGGGGGTTCAACGCCTTCGCCCAGAACATCCAGCACGACGTCCGGACGGACACCTACGACAAGATGCAGCGGCTGAACATGGAGTTCTTCTCCGACAAGCAGACCGGGGAGATGATGTCTATCCTCTCGAACGACGTGAACCGGCTCGAACGGTTCTTGAACGACGGGATGAACTCCCTGTTCCGGCTGTCGGTGATGGTCGTCGGCATCGGCGTCCTCCTCTTCTGGATCAACTGGCAGCTCGCCTTGGTCGCGCTGCTGCCGGTCCCGGTCATCGGCGGGTTCACCTACCTGTTCATTAGGATCATCCAGCCGAAGTACGCCGAGGTGCGCTCGTCGGTCGGGAAGATGAACTCCCGGCTGGAGAACAACCTCGGCGGCATCCAGGTGATCAAGTCGTCGAACACCGAACCGCACGAGTCCGACCGCGTCGACGACGTCTCGATGGACTACTTCGACGCCAACTGGGACGCGATCACCACTCGGATCAAGTTCTTCCCGGCGCTCCGCGTGCTCGCCGGTATCGGGTTCGTGGTCACGTTCGCCGTCGGCGGCCTCTGGGTGTTCCAGGAGACGCCGCCGGGACCGTTCACCGGCGACCTCTCGGTCGGGATGTTCGTCGTCTTCATCCTCTACACCCAGCGGTTCATCTGGCCGATGGCGCAGTTCGGACAGATCATCAACATGTACCAGCGCGCCCGCGCCTCCTCCGCGCGGATCTTCGGCCTGATGGACGAGCCCTCCCGCCTGGCTGAGGACCCGGACGCCGAGGACCTGACCGTCGGCGACGGCGACGTGGTCTACGACGACGTCTCCTTCGGCTACGACGAGGAGACGATAATCGGGGACGTCGACTTCGCGGTCGAGGGCGGCGAGACGCTCGCCCTGGTCGGACCGACCGGCGCCGGGAAGTCGACGGTCCTCAAGCTCCTGCTCCGGATGTACGACGTCGACGAGGGAGCGATCGAGATCGACGGACAGAGCGTCCGCGACGTGACGCTCAAGTCGCTCCGGCGGTCGATCGGCTACGTCGGACAGTCATCGTACCTGTTCTACGGCACCGTCCGCGAGAACATCACGTACGGCACCTTCGACGCGACCGACGAGGAGGTCGAGGAGGCGGCGCGGGCGGCCGAGGCCCACGAGTTCATCGAGAACCTCCCCGACGGCTACGACACGATGGTCGGAGAGCGCGGAGTGAAGCTCTCCGGCGGCCAGCGCCAGCGCGTCACCATCGCCCGGGCCGTCCTCAAGGACCCCGACATCCTCGTCCTCGACGAGGCGACCTCCGATGTCGACACGGAGACGGAGATGCTGATCCAGCGCTCGCTCGACCGGCTCACGACCGACCGGACGACGTTCGCGATCGCCCACCGGCTCTCGACGATCAAGGACGCGGACACCATCCTCGTGCTGGAGGGCGGGGAGATCGCCGAGCGCGGCACCCACGACGAACTGCTCGAAAACGACGGGCTGTACGCGCACCTCTGGGGCGTTCAGGCCGGCGAAATAGACGAGCTCCCCCAGGAGTTCATCGACCGCGCACAGGAGCGCACCGCGCGGATCGTCGAGGACGCCGAGAGCGACGACGACTGA